The Halorhodospira halophila genomic sequence CGGATCGCCGGGCTGATCAGGATATCGGGCTCCTCCCGCCGCCGCTTCTCCTGCAGGATGGAGTACTGCATGACCTGGAACGTGTTGAAGATGTTGTCCAGGTACGCCGGGTTGCGCAGTGCCTCGTCCTTGCCCTCCTCACGGGTGCCGAGCACATTGACCGCCACCACCACGTCGCAATCCTTAGCGAGCAGGTCGAACGGCACCGGATTGGTCAGGCCGCCGTCGACCAGCACCCGATCCTGATAGGAGACCGGGCTGAACAGCCCCGGCATGGCCATGCTCGCCTGGACCGCCGGCCACAACGCACCCGAATCGAAGACCACCGCCTCGCGCTTCCAGTAGTCGGTGGCCACAATCTGCAGCGGAATCTCCAGCTCGCCAAAGCGCGACACGCCCGTCTCCTTGCGCAGGTGGGCGATAAAGGCGTCGGACTCCACAAGCCCGCCGTCGCGATCCGACGGCTGCACGAAGTCGAGCCACTGCCGCCATTTGCCGCCCATCAGCGTCTGCAGCCAGTTCTCGTCCTGATCGGCGACGAGCTCATCGATTCCGGCTCGGATCTCCTCGGCGCTAAGCCCGGCGGCATAGAGCGCGCCCATGATGGCGCCGATGCTGCAGCCACTGATCCGGTGCGGACGCACCCCGAGCTCCTCGAGCGCCTCGAAGACCAGCAGGTGGGAGAGGCCGCGGGCCCCGCCGCTGCCGAGCGCCAGGCCGATACGCGGCCTCCCGTCCCGGTCCACCTCGCCGCCCCGGGCGCCGGCAACCGGGGTGGCCGACATGCCCACCAGGGGCATCAGGGATGCGCTGATCATCATCTTCAGGGTGTGGCGTCGTGGGCGGTCGGGGAGGTCGTGTGGCACTGCGAATCCTCGCTTCAGGCTGCCGCTGAAGGTGCAGCGGTCTCGGGTGAACATAGCAGGCATGGCCCCGACTGTCCTCAGCCCGCGCCGCCGGCGACCGGGCGGCGCAACAGGGCGACATCGTCCCGCGGCAGGTGCAGCTCCGCGCCCCAGCGTCGGGCGAACCAGCAGAAGGTCACCTCGGCGAAGAAGGCGATGTGGGTCGGGTCGCGCAGGTAGTGCCAGGCACCGAACGCCTCGGCGGACGGCTGGCGCTTGGTCATGATACCCAGCCAACCCCCGGGTCGCACGCACCCCCAGAGCCCGTCGAGCTCGGCCGCCGGCTCGGCCAGGTGCTCGACCACCTCGGTGGCGGTAACCACCTCGTAGCGATCGCGCAACGGCGACGGATCGGGGAAGTAGAAGGGATCGTAGACCTCGGCCTGATAGCCTGCCTCACGGAACATCGCCGCCAGCGCGGGGCCGTGGCCGCAACCGAAATCCAGCACGCGCGCCGGCGGCACCACCGCGGCCATCAGCGGATCGGCGATCCGGGCCAGGAAGCGCCGGTAGCCCGGGTCGTTCACCGCATTCCGGTGCTGGTCGTAGACAGCCTTCTCGTCCGCCGCCGACAGGTGCTGCTGGGGCGGTACGTGGACCAGGGCGCAGCTCGGGCATCGGTAATACGTGCGCTCGGCCCGATGGAACAGCACCGCCGAGCTGCCGCACAGGGGGCAGGGGCGAACGCTCACGGCGCCACCCCGCCGGCCTCCTCCGCGCGGACCGCCTCCAGGCGCCTGCCATCCGCGGTCAGCAGGCGCAGACGGTCGACTTCGGGCATATAGAGGAAGTACACCCCGGCGAGCACATCCAGGAACGCCTGCTCGGCTTCCGCCAGGCCCGCGTCGCGGCAGGCCATGCGCGTGGCGGCCAGGCCGCTGAACACGATCCGCTCGCCGGTCAGCCGGTAGGCGCCGGCGTAGCGATTACACGGCGCCTGCCCGTGAACCCGCCCCTCGGCATCGAGATCGAGCGTGATGATTGCCTCGGGGATCTCGCCGTCGACGGCCACGATCTGCCACTCACCCCCGGTCAGCAACGCCCGGGGATCGCCGCCGCAACCGCGATGCTGCGTACCGTCCAGGGTGTAGTCGACGCGGTACGGGTGCGGCATGCCGGTGGCCACATCGGCGCACAGCGCCTGCTCGACGACAACCTCCAGCGCGCGGCCGTTATCGGTCTCCGCCGTATAGCGCAGGGCCGTGTCCGTTACCTCCGGGTCCGGCTGCGCGGCGGCCACCTCGAGGCGGCCGTAATCGGCCAGCAGCCGCATGCGCTCGCCGTCCATGCGCAGCATCCACCCCGGCTCCTGCCCGCGGGCAATGAACGGTTCATCGGCGGTACCCAGCCCCGGTGCCGGCTCCGGGACAGTCTCGGGGGCCTCGATGGGCTCGGGCTCGGCCTCGGCCAAGGGGGCGGGGGGATCCTCACGGACCCCGGCCGGCTCGCGGTCCTGCGCCCGCTCGGGAGTAGCGCACGCGGCCAGCAGGAGAAGGATCGGAAGAGTGGTCGCGACGGTACGGATGGTGGTCATGGGTCCAGAATACCCGAAAGCGGTGCTCCAGCGGCACTGCCTCGGTGCAACGGAATCCGGACCGCACGCGGCGGCGCCGCCCCGTGCGGGGGCGGCGCACGGCGCGTACCGGCTCAGTTGGCCTTATGGATGGCCCGCTTACCCACGGCCAGGGCCGCTTCGTGGACGGACTCGGAGAGCGTCGGGTGGGCGTGGATGGTGCGCGCGATGTCCTCGGCGGAGCCGGCGAACTCCATGGTCACCACCGCCTCGGCGATGAGTTCGGAGGCCTGCGGACCGATGATGTGGGCCCCGAGCAACCGGTCGGTCTCGGCGTGGGCGATGAGCTTGACCATCCCAGCGGTCTGGTCCATGGCACGGGCCCGCCCGTTGGCAGCAAAGCCGAAAACCCCGGTGTTGTAGGGGATGCCGGCCTTCTTCAGCTGCTCCTCGGTCCGACCCACCCAGGCGATCTCGGGGTCGGTGTAGATCACCCACGGGATGGTCTCGTAGTTGAGGTGCCCGCCCTTGCCGGCGATCCGTTCCGCCACCAGGATGCCCTCTTCTTGGCCCTTGTGGGCGAGCATCGGCCCGCGCACGACGTCGCCGACGGCGTAGACGTCGGGCAGGTTGGTCTTGCAGTCCTCGTCGACATTGATGAAGCCACGCTCGTCGAGGAGCAGATCGACCTCTTTCGAGCAGAGGTCATCGGTGTTGGGTCGCCGGCCGACGCAGACGATGAGGCGGTCGACCTCCAGCTCCTGCCCACCGTTCTTGTCCTCGTAGGAGACCGTGACCCCACCGTCGACCCGGGTGCCGGTGACCCGGCAACCCAGGCGGATATCCAGCCCCTGCTTCTTGAACTCCTTCTGGGCCGTGCGCGCCACCTGGCGGTCCACCGGCCCGAGGAATTCGTCCTGCGCCTCGAGCAGCACCACCTCCGAGCCGAGGCGGCTCCATACCGAGCCCATCTCGAGGCCGATGACCCCGGCGCCGATGATGCCGAGCCGCTGCGGCACCTCGGTGAAGTCCAGCGCCCCGTCGGAGTTGACGATGCGCTCGTGATCCAGCGCTGCGGCGCCGATCTCGACGCTGCGCGAGCCGGTGGCCAGTACGACGGAGTCGGCGCTGTAGCGCTCACTGGTGCCATCCGAGCGGCGGACCTCCACGGTCTTCGCCTCGACCAACTGGCCGTGACCGTGGATCCACTCGATCTTGTTGGCCTTGAACAGCTGACGGATGCCCCCGGTGAGATCCTTAACCACCTTGTCCTTGCGGGCGATCATCTTCTCCACATCCAGCTCCACCCCCTGGGCGGTGATGCCGTGGGCGCTGAGCTGCTCGGTGACCTTGTGATACTGCTCCGAGCTGTCGAGCAGCGCCTTGGAGGGGATGCAGCCGACGTTCAGGCAAGTGCCGCCGAGGGCGGGCTCGCCGTCCTTGAAGACGAAGGCGTCGACCACGGCAGTGCGCATGCCCAGCTGGGCGCAGCGAATGGCAGCGCTGTATCCGGCGGGGCCGGCACCGATAACGATGACATCGTAGTGATTGGACATGTTGCGACCCTGTTCTGTGGTTGTATGTGCGCTCGAGGGCCTCCGGCCCCGGGCGGATCCTGGGCCCGCGCCGCTAGATTTCGAGCAGCAGCCGGGCGGGATCCTCGATGCAGTCCTTGACGGCCACCAGGAACTGCACCGCCTCGCGGCCGTCGATGATGCGGTGGTCGTAGGTGTGGGCCAGGTACATCATCGGCCGGACCACGATCTCACCGTCCTCGACCACCGGTCGTTCCTGGATCTTGTGCATCCCCAGGATGCCGCTCTGAGGCGGGTTGAGGATGGGCGTGGAGAGCAGCGACCCGAAGATCCCGCCGTTGGTGATGGTGAAAGTCCCGCCGGTAAGCTCGTCCATGCTCAGCTTGCCCTGCTGGGCACGCTTGCCGAGCTCGTTGATCTGTGACTCGATCTCGGCGAAGGAGAGGCGGTCGGCGTCGCGCAGCACCGGCACCACCAGCCCCCGCGGCGAGGAGACGGCGATGCCGATGTCGTAATAGCCGTGGTAGATGATGTCATTGCCGTCGATCGAGGCGTTGACCGCCGGATAGCGCTTGAGGGCCTCGACCGCCGCCTTGACGAAGAACGACATGAAGCCTAAGCGCACGTCGTGGGCCTTTTCGAAACGCTCGCGGTAACGGGCGCGCAGATCCATCACCGGCTGCATGTCCACCTCGTTGAAGGTGGTGAGCATGGCCGCGGTCTGCTGCGCCTCGACCAAACGCTCGGCGATACGCTGGCGCAGCCGGGTCATGGGCACCCGCTGCTCGGGTCGGTCGCCCAGCGGGGCGGCCTCGGCGGCGGGGGCGCTCTGCGGTGCTGTAACCGCGGTGGGCGCTGCCTCGGCCTCGGCCCGACGCTCCAGATGGCGGAGCACGTCTTCCTTGGTCAGGCGACCGTCGCCACTGGAGGACTCGATCCGGGCAGGATCCAGGTCGTGCTCGCGGACCAGACGGCGCACCGCCGGGCTGAGCCCGTCCAGGCTCGCCGCCGGTGCCGCCTCCGCGTCCGCGGCCGCGACGGGCGCCTCGGGGGCCGTGTCCTCCCCGCCCTGGGGGGCCGGCTCGGCGTCGTCCGACGCCTGTCCGCCGGCCGCGGCCGCCGCGGCGGTCTCGGCGGCCGGGGGGTCATCGGTGGCGGGTGCGGCACCCGCCTCGACGTGCCCGAGGATATCGTCCGGGGTGACCGTATCGCCCACCGCACGGTCGATCCCCTGCAGCACACCGTCGGCGGGCGCCGGGACCTCCAGCACCACCTTATCCGTCTCCAGATCGACCAGGTTCTCGTCCTGGCTCACCGCCTCGCCGGGCTGCTTATGCCAGGCCACCACCGTCGCCTCGCTGACGGACTCGGGCAGCGCTGGCACCTTGATCTCGACGCTCATGCAGGTCCCCTTCTCTGGTGTTCTCGTCCGGGCTCGATCGCCGCGTGCCGCCTAGCCAAGGGCATCCTCGACCAGCGCCCGCTGCTGCTCGTGGTGGCGCTTGGGGTAGCCGACCGCCGGCGATGCCGCCGCCGAGCGCCCGGCGTAGCGCAGCCGCTGATCCGGCCCCATGCAGTTGTAGAGGTGGTGGTTGGTGGAGTACCAGGCGCCCTGGTTCTTCGGCTCCTCCTGGCACCAGACCACCTCGGTGGCGGCCGCGTAGCGCTCGGTCAGCAGCCGGCGCAGCGCCTTCTCCGGGAACGGGTAGAGCTGCTCGACCCGGATGATGGCGATGTCATTGCGGGCCTCCCGCCGGCGGGCCTCGAGCAGGTCGTAGTAGACCTTGCCGGCGCACAGCACCACCCGGCGGCAGGCAGCGGGATCGAGCCCGTCCACCTCATCGATGATGTTGTGGAAGTGGCCGCCGGTCAGGTCGTCAAGCCCGGAGGTGGAGAGCTTGTGCCGAAGCAGGCTTTTCGGCGTCAGCACCACCAGTGGCTTGCGGTAGCGGCGCAGCATCTGCCGGCGCAGCATGTGGAAGAACTGCGCCGGCGTCGAGGGCACGCAGACCTGCATGTTGTTCTCGGCACACAGCTGCAAGTAGCGCTCCAGGCGGGCCGACGAGTGCTCCGGCCCCTGCCCCTCGTAGCCGTGGGGCAGGAACATGGTCAACCCCGACAGCCGCCCCCACTTGGCCTCGGCCGCGGCGATGAACTGGTCGATGACCACCTGCGCGCCGTTGGCGAAGTCACCGAACTGCGCCTCCCAGATGGTCAGGGTGTCCGGCTCAGTGGTGGCGTAGCCGTACTCGAAACCGACCACGGCCTCCTCGGAGAGGAGCGAGTCGATGACTACGAAGTCCTGCGGCTCGGTGGTCACGTCCTGCAGCGGCACGAAGTTGGAGCCGTCACGGGCGTTGTGCAGCACGGCGTGGCGGTGGAAGAAGGTCCCCCGGCCGGAGTCCTGGCCGGTCAGACGCACGCGGTAGCCGTCCTGCAGCAGCGTGGCGTAGGCCATGGTCTCGGCAAAGCCCCAGTCCAGCGGCAGCGCACCGGCGACCATTTTGCGCCGGCTCTCCATGATGGAGGCCACCCGCGGATTGAGTTCGAAGCCGTCGGGCAGGGCGTCGAGAATCTGCTGCAGCCCGCGCAGGCGCTCCTTGTCCACGGCGGTCTCCACCGGCTCATTCCACTCGCCGCCGACGAACCGGGTCCAGTTCGCGGCGTAGTCGTTGCGCACGCCGGTGAGGATGTTCGACGCCACCACCTCCCGGTTTTCAAGGGCCTCGCGGTAGGCGGCGACCATCTCCTCGGACTCCCGCGGCCCGAGGATGCCTTCCTGCACCAACCGCTCGGCGTAACGCTGGCGTACCGTCGGCTGGTTGCGGATCTTCTGGTACATCATCGGCTGCGTGGCCGCCGGCTCGTCGGCCTCGTTGTGGCCGTGGCGGCGGTAGCAGATCAGATCGATGACCACATCGCGGTGGAAGGTGTTGCGGTAATCCAGGGCCAGGGCCGTGGTGAAGGCTACCGCCTCGGGGTCATCGCCGTTGACGTGGAAGATCGGCGCCTGAACGATCTTCGCCACTTCGGTGCAGTAGTGGCTCGAGCGCGTGTCTTGCGGGTGCGAGGTGGTGAAGCCGATCTGGTTGTTGACCACCACGTGCACCGTACCCCCGGTATAGAAACCGCGGGCCTGGGAGAGCTGGAAGGTCTCCATGACCACGCCCTGCCCGGCGAAGGCGGCGTCACCGTGGATGAGCAGGGGCAGGACCTGCTCGCCCTGGGGATCGCGACGCCGGCGCATGCGCCCGCGGCAGGAGCCCTCGACCACCGGGTTGACGATCTCCAGGTGCGACGGATTAAAGGCCAGAGCCACGTGCATGGGACCGCCCGGGGTCTGGATGTCCGACGAGAAGCCCATGTGGTACTTGACGTCGCCGGAGCCCTGCAGCCCGTCGGGTTGATGGCCCTCAAACTCGGCGAACAGGTCGCCCGGGTCCTTGCCCATGATGTTGATCAGCACGTTGAGCCGGCCCCGGTGGGCCATGCCCAGCACCATCTCCTTGACGCCCTCGCGTCCGGCGCCCTGGATCAGGTCGTGGAGCAGGGGGATCAGCGAGTCCCCACCCTCCAGGGAGAACCGCTTCTGGCCCACGTACTTGGAATGCAGGTACTTCTCGATACCCTCGGCCGCAGTCAGGCGCTCGAGGATCTCTTTCTTGCGCGCGGCGCTCAGCCGCGGACGGCAACCGGTCCCTTCGAGCCGCTCCTGGATCCAGCGCTTCTGCACCGTATCCGTGATGTGCATGTACTCCGAACCGACGGACCCGCAATAGACCTCCTCGAGCTGAGCGATGATCTCGCGCAGCGTCATTTGCGTCGGCGCGTAGAGGGACCCGGTGTTGAACGTTTGGTCCAGCTCCGCCGGCGACAGGCCGTGGAAGGCCGGATCGAGATCCGGCACCGGCGGTTTCGGGCGCAGGTCCAGGGGGTCGATATCCGCCGCCTGGTGACCCCGAAAACGGTAGGAGTTGATCAGCCGCAGCACCGCCGCCTGCTTCTCGGCCGCCTCGGCGCTCAGCCCGCCCTGGACAGCGCCGGAGGCCCGCGCCGGAGTGCCGCCATTGTCCCGCGCGTGCTGCTCAAAGCGGGCCCGGATGGGGCTGTGCGGGATGTCCTCACCGGTGCCGGACTCCCGGGTCAGGCTGTGGAAGTAGGCGCGCCACTCCGGGTCCACGCGGCTCGGATCGGCCAGGTACGTCTCGTACAGGTCCTCGATGAAGGCCGCATTGGCCCCGTGCAGGTAGGAGGTGTTGCGAAGGTGTTCGAAAAGGCCGCGATCAGTCATGCCACCACTCTAAGGCTCGGAGCGAACGGAGAGAACCCGTGCGCCCGGGGCGCGGCGGCCCCGGCGGGCCGGCGCACCCCGGGCGCCACCGCTAACCGTGATCGCCTCCGCCGCCGTCCGGTGAGGCGGCCTCGGCGGGCTGCGTCCGTCCGGCGAGCAGGATGCCGATCTCGTAGAGCAACCACACCGGCACGGCCAGCAGCACCTGCGAGAGCACATCGGGCGGGGTGAGCATCATACCCACCACGAAGGCACCGACAATCACGTAGGGGCGCTTGGCCGCCAGGCTCTCCCGGGTGGAGATGCCACTGCGCACCAGAAGGATGGTCGCGATCGGCACCTGAAAGGCCGCACCGAAGGCGAAGAACAGGGTCAGCACGAACGACAGGTATTCGCCGATATCCGTCATCATCTGCACGCCTTCCGGGGAGACCAGTGCAAAGAAGCGGAAGGCAATCGGGAAGACCACGAAGTAGGCGAAGGCCGCCCCAAGATAGAACAGCCCGGTGCTGGAGATCAGCAACGGCCAGATCATCCGCCGCTCGTGGCGGTACAGCCCCGGCGCCACGAAGGCCCAGAGCTGGTAGAGGATGTAGGGGATGGTGATGAAGATGGCCGCCACCAGGGCCAGCTTCATGGGAATCAGAAACGGCGAGGCCACCTTGATAGCAATCATCGAGGTGCCCTCGGGCAGGACTTCCTGAAGCGGCCCGGAGATCCAGCGGTAGAGTGTGTCCCGGAAGGGGTAGAGGAGCAGGAACGCCCCAAGGACCACCACGACGATGCGCAGCAGGCGGTCGCGGAACTCCTTCAGGTGGCTAAGCAGCGGTGCCTCCTGAAGCTTCTCGTCACCCCCCTCTTTCTCGTCGGGCTCGCCGGCACTCACTGGTCCTGCTCCTTGTCGGCGCCGCGCGGCTTACCGCCCTCGGATTCCTCGGCCCTGCGGAGCCGGGCGGCGCGCCGGGCCTCCCGGGTCTCCCGCTCGACGTGTTCCTCAGCCCCCGTGAAGGCGCGGCGGGTCTGCTCGACATCGCGCCGAACCGACTCGCCCGCCTTGCGAATCTCCTCGACCCGCAGCTCGCGCTCGACCTCGCGGCGCGTCGCGTTGAACGAAGAGCGCGCCTTCCCGGCCCATCGGCCGAGCACGCGCACGGTACGAGCCATGCGCTCGGGGCCGAGCACCAGCAAGCCGATCAGGCAGATGATCAGAACTTCCCAGAAGCCGAGGTCGAACATGGCGATCCTGCGTCAGGGCCGTACCGGAGGCGCGCCGGCGCCTCTCAGGAGGCGCTACGGTCGTGCTGCTCGGCACTCTGGCGGGTGGCACTGCTCTCCCGGGCGTGGCCCTGCTCGGAGGCGGGGTCGCCCTGGTGCTCCAGCGGCTCGGGCTCCTCCGACGACTCCCCATCGGCGCGCTTCTGCGCCTCTTCCTCTTCGCCCTCCCGCATCGACTCCTTGAAGCCGCGGATGGCACCACCAAGGTCCCCGCCGATATTGCGCAGCTTCTTGGTGCCGAACAGCAGCGCCACGATCAGCAGAATGATCAGCAGCGACCAGATATTGAATCCCATCTCCTCACCCTCCGACGCCGTGCGGCGCCTTCCGTTATGCGTTGCTCACTCGCCGCGGGCCGCTTTCTCGTCCAGGCCCGAACGGCCCACCCGTCGCTCCAGCTCCGCCAGCACCTCATCCACCGACACCCCACTGGCGGAGAGCATGACGAGAGTATGGAACCACAGATCGGCGGTCTCATAAACGATCTGTTCCCGCTCGCCGCCCTTGGCGGCGATCACCGTCTCGGTCGCCTCCTCGCCAACCTTCTTGAGGATGGCGTCCAAGCCTTTGTGGTGAAGCCGCGCCACATAGGAGGCATCCGGCGATGCACCGCGGCGCCGCTCGATGGTCTCGGCCAGCTCGCGCAGGGTGTCGGCCGCCGACCGCCCGGTTCCGGCTTCGCTCATTGTCGGACCTCGATACCGCGTTCCGCCATGTACGCCTTGGCCTCGCCGACGGTGTGGTCGCCGAAGTGGAAAATGCTCGCCGCCAGAACGGCATCGGCTCCCCCCTCGTCGACCCCATCGGCCAGGTGTTCCAGATCCCCCACGCCGCCGGAGGCGATCACCGGCACGGTCACCGCATCGGCGACGGCGCGGGTCAGGCCGAGATCGAAACCGGCCCTTGTGCCGTC encodes the following:
- a CDS encoding patatin-like phospholipase family protein; its protein translation is MISASLMPLVGMSATPVAGARGGEVDRDGRPRIGLALGSGGARGLSHLLVFEALEELGVRPHRISGCSIGAIMGALYAAGLSAEEIRAGIDELVADQDENWLQTLMGGKWRQWLDFVQPSDRDGGLVESDAFIAHLRKETGVSRFGELEIPLQIVATDYWKREAVVFDSGALWPAVQASMAMPGLFSPVSYQDRVLVDGGLTNPVPFDLLAKDCDVVVAVNVLGTREEGKDEALRNPAYLDNIFNTFQVMQYSILQEKRRREEPDILISPAIRDIRVLDFHRVDTILEQARPEVDILRDELRERLAEW
- a CDS encoding methyltransferase domain-containing protein, with the translated sequence MSVRPCPLCGSSAVLFHRAERTYYRCPSCALVHVPPQQHLSAADEKAVYDQHRNAVNDPGYRRFLARIADPLMAAVVPPARVLDFGCGHGPALAAMFREAGYQAEVYDPFYFPDPSPLRDRYEVVTATEVVEHLAEPAAELDGLWGCVRPGGWLGIMTKRQPSAEAFGAWHYLRDPTHIAFFAEVTFCWFARRWGAELHLPRDDVALLRRPVAGGAG
- a CDS encoding META domain-containing protein; the protein is MTTIRTVATTLPILLLLAACATPERAQDREPAGVREDPPAPLAEAEPEPIEAPETVPEPAPGLGTADEPFIARGQEPGWMLRMDGERMRLLADYGRLEVAAAQPDPEVTDTALRYTAETDNGRALEVVVEQALCADVATGMPHPYRVDYTLDGTQHRGCGGDPRALLTGGEWQIVAVDGEIPEAIITLDLDAEGRVHGQAPCNRYAGAYRLTGERIVFSGLAATRMACRDAGLAEAEQAFLDVLAGVYFLYMPEVDRLRLLTADGRRLEAVRAEEAGGVAP
- the lpdA gene encoding dihydrolipoyl dehydrogenase, which produces MSNHYDVIVIGAGPAGYSAAIRCAQLGMRTAVVDAFVFKDGEPALGGTCLNVGCIPSKALLDSSEQYHKVTEQLSAHGITAQGVELDVEKMIARKDKVVKDLTGGIRQLFKANKIEWIHGHGQLVEAKTVEVRRSDGTSERYSADSVVLATGSRSVEIGAAALDHERIVNSDGALDFTEVPQRLGIIGAGVIGLEMGSVWSRLGSEVVLLEAQDEFLGPVDRQVARTAQKEFKKQGLDIRLGCRVTGTRVDGGVTVSYEDKNGGQELEVDRLIVCVGRRPNTDDLCSKEVDLLLDERGFINVDEDCKTNLPDVYAVGDVVRGPMLAHKGQEEGILVAERIAGKGGHLNYETIPWVIYTDPEIAWVGRTEEQLKKAGIPYNTGVFGFAANGRARAMDQTAGMVKLIAHAETDRLLGAHIIGPQASELIAEAVVTMEFAGSAEDIARTIHAHPTLSESVHEAALAVGKRAIHKAN
- the odhB gene encoding 2-oxoglutarate dehydrogenase complex dihydrolipoyllysine-residue succinyltransferase, encoding MSVEIKVPALPESVSEATVVAWHKQPGEAVSQDENLVDLETDKVVLEVPAPADGVLQGIDRAVGDTVTPDDILGHVEAGAAPATDDPPAAETAAAAAAGGQASDDAEPAPQGGEDTAPEAPVAAADAEAAPAASLDGLSPAVRRLVREHDLDPARIESSSGDGRLTKEDVLRHLERRAEAEAAPTAVTAPQSAPAAEAAPLGDRPEQRVPMTRLRQRIAERLVEAQQTAAMLTTFNEVDMQPVMDLRARYRERFEKAHDVRLGFMSFFVKAAVEALKRYPAVNASIDGNDIIYHGYYDIGIAVSSPRGLVVPVLRDADRLSFAEIESQINELGKRAQQGKLSMDELTGGTFTITNGGIFGSLLSTPILNPPQSGILGMHKIQERPVVEDGEIVVRPMMYLAHTYDHRIIDGREAVQFLVAVKDCIEDPARLLLEI
- a CDS encoding 2-oxoglutarate dehydrogenase E1 component yields the protein MTDRGLFEHLRNTSYLHGANAAFIEDLYETYLADPSRVDPEWRAYFHSLTRESGTGEDIPHSPIRARFEQHARDNGGTPARASGAVQGGLSAEAAEKQAAVLRLINSYRFRGHQAADIDPLDLRPKPPVPDLDPAFHGLSPAELDQTFNTGSLYAPTQMTLREIIAQLEEVYCGSVGSEYMHITDTVQKRWIQERLEGTGCRPRLSAARKKEILERLTAAEGIEKYLHSKYVGQKRFSLEGGDSLIPLLHDLIQGAGREGVKEMVLGMAHRGRLNVLINIMGKDPGDLFAEFEGHQPDGLQGSGDVKYHMGFSSDIQTPGGPMHVALAFNPSHLEIVNPVVEGSCRGRMRRRRDPQGEQVLPLLIHGDAAFAGQGVVMETFQLSQARGFYTGGTVHVVVNNQIGFTTSHPQDTRSSHYCTEVAKIVQAPIFHVNGDDPEAVAFTTALALDYRNTFHRDVVIDLICYRRHGHNEADEPAATQPMMYQKIRNQPTVRQRYAERLVQEGILGPRESEEMVAAYREALENREVVASNILTGVRNDYAANWTRFVGGEWNEPVETAVDKERLRGLQQILDALPDGFELNPRVASIMESRRKMVAGALPLDWGFAETMAYATLLQDGYRVRLTGQDSGRGTFFHRHAVLHNARDGSNFVPLQDVTTEPQDFVVIDSLLSEEAVVGFEYGYATTEPDTLTIWEAQFGDFANGAQVVIDQFIAAAEAKWGRLSGLTMFLPHGYEGQGPEHSSARLERYLQLCAENNMQVCVPSTPAQFFHMLRRQMLRRYRKPLVVLTPKSLLRHKLSTSGLDDLTGGHFHNIIDEVDGLDPAACRRVVLCAGKVYYDLLEARRREARNDIAIIRVEQLYPFPEKALRRLLTERYAAATEVVWCQEEPKNQGAWYSTNHHLYNCMGPDQRLRYAGRSAAASPAVGYPKRHHEQQRALVEDALG
- the tatC gene encoding twin-arginine translocase subunit TatC, with the protein product MSAGEPDEKEGGDEKLQEAPLLSHLKEFRDRLLRIVVVVLGAFLLLYPFRDTLYRWISGPLQEVLPEGTSMIAIKVASPFLIPMKLALVAAIFITIPYILYQLWAFVAPGLYRHERRMIWPLLISSTGLFYLGAAFAYFVVFPIAFRFFALVSPEGVQMMTDIGEYLSFVLTLFFAFGAAFQVPIATILLVRSGISTRESLAAKRPYVIVGAFVVGMMLTPPDVLSQVLLAVPVWLLYEIGILLAGRTQPAEAASPDGGGGDHG
- the tatB gene encoding Sec-independent protein translocase protein TatB, with protein sequence MFDLGFWEVLIICLIGLLVLGPERMARTVRVLGRWAGKARSSFNATRREVERELRVEEIRKAGESVRRDVEQTRRAFTGAEEHVERETREARRAARLRRAEESEGGKPRGADKEQDQ
- the tatA gene encoding Sec-independent protein translocase subunit TatA produces the protein MGFNIWSLLIILLIVALLFGTKKLRNIGGDLGGAIRGFKESMREGEEEEAQKRADGESSEEPEPLEHQGDPASEQGHARESSATRQSAEQHDRSAS
- a CDS encoding phosphoribosyl-ATP diphosphatase, whose product is MSEAGTGRSAADTLRELAETIERRRGASPDASYVARLHHKGLDAILKKVGEEATETVIAAKGGEREQIVYETADLWFHTLVMLSASGVSVDEVLAELERRVGRSGLDEKAARGE